The following is a genomic window from Micropterus dolomieu isolate WLL.071019.BEF.003 ecotype Adirondacks linkage group LG12, ASM2129224v1, whole genome shotgun sequence.
gctgtatcaaagaggaaagtcttaagcctactcttaaatgtggagatggtgtctgcctcctgaacccaaactggaacctggttccacaggagaggagcttgatagctgaacgctctggctcctagtctacttttggagactctaggaaccacaagtaaccctgcattctgggagcgcagcactctggtggggtagtaaggtactatgagctctttaagataagatggtgcctgaccattaagagctttgtaggtaagaagaatgattttaaattctattctgaattttactggaagccaatgcaaagaagctaaaacaggagaaatgtgatctcttttcctggttcctgtcagaacacgtgctgcagcattctggatcattattattttgatattaaacCACAACATACATACATGATCAAACTTTTATTGTGTATCAATGGATATAATTAGGTTTTTCAGTGGCTACTTCATTGACAAAGGCACAGTAACAGCAGTGGAAACactattttgaaacatttggtgagttttggTACTTTGAAGTTTACTCACAGAGCCAGACAAAAGTTTGCGCCTCGGCCTGCACATTCTCACGTCACGTTCATTTTTATACATCCCACGTGTGCGTGAACTCCAGCGTATGTAACCTTTTTGTGCATAGGGAGcgtttatacatgaggcccaGGACCCCGGCCCACAACCTTtccttcagtctgttttccaggTGCGGCAACAGGTAATTGAAGCTGTGGATATTCCTTATTGTTTGTCAGTTGTCCAACAATGATGTGCAAGAGTTGCTCCCTGTGATATTGTATAATAAGTTTTGCATGGGCATGTTgcgaaaatgaaaaaaataataacataaaacaagaaaaacacagttgAAGAAAATCCTTCTCTGTGTTGCTGTTCCTCAACTGTGGCTCAGCAAGGAAACACATTTGTTTGAAGGGCTTTAAGCAGCATGAAGGAAAGATGTGGTGAGACCGTTGTCTCGCAGCAGTGAAGAATGAATTTTAAAGCTCAgctaacattttgttttacagccaCAAGCTAAATTTGTATTTCTGTTATTGTGTTGTAATAAAACCTGCTGAGTGACGAGTCTAAGGCTCACGGCAGCGAAAAAAAActcacacaaagaaaataacattCACTGACTGCAAAGAGTGGGCAACATCAGCATCACAGCTGATCATTCTCTGATCGCGGTTTTAGAGGTGATCATTTTTGTGTCTTCTCAGAactcttttcatcttttttacCTCACTCTCTGTGAGAACAGCACAGTCTCTTTGCAGTACTCCCTCACCCTGTCTGAATGCTAGAAATTGTAACTAtcctttaaagtacagaagtgtTTTTCCTAAGAGAAATATTTCCCAGCTTAATGAATCCTAATGGTACTTTCAGATAGAAAGTGAAGTGAGCGCTGGGGTCAGTGCCTTTACATACAAAGACCCGAAATTCCTGTTGGGTGGTGCGGAGGGGCGACGAAAAGGCCTTCATCTGAGTTGAAAATCTTCAACTCGAGCGAGTTGAGATTATCCAGATgtcaccgacggcttcagagtGTTGTGTGAAGAGGACCAGGCAGAGGGGAGAAGTAAGACGAAGTCGGAGAGCTGCTAAGCTGTGGGGAAAGGCAGAGGACAGAGCAGTCCTGCAGCtgttggacaaataaacacctgtagTCAGGTAGGATTACACTCTGACAAGCCGTTTACtcgctcggagtaaactgctttttaataaataggctttttactttagtttttggaattacaaCATTGacatcttcactggagcttctcagcagttCCAGTTCCACTATTATTGTTAGTGTCGGatggcacccagagctctgttggactactacttcatatttatataaaaaccggacaaaactggtcattacttggagaaaagaaagcgaggaggttgaactacatggtgagttcagaaaatgtgtctgtaactttataaCAGCTATCGTTCACattgtatttctgcatcagtttgatccatttttgcagataaatcacagcaaaatatttactttggGTTCAGACAGCTGTGGTAATCGTGGTATCgccttgtgtgtgaacacttggcagttgtccagcgataaaacccccgtGGGGAAATTGTTGCGAGTATTCAATTcatgtttggtctgaatgcacagtaggAGTCCTCGAGTAAGTCTTCAAGTGCTACACAAGTCTGTCAGCAACAAATGtgagataaaaacaaattaatttaactGTGATATTTTTATTTGGTGTCTTTTGTGGTTGTTTGATGAAACGTTGTCAAAGAAACACACTGGAGAAAAAGCTGAAGGCCGGTCTTCCTGTGGTCGAGACTTCTCTTTAGGCTGATACAGACAGAACAGTTTTCTCACCACACATGCAGTAcatgttcatttaaaaacacaaccagGATGTAAAACCCATACCAGTATAGACAGACAGTATATTAAGTCACCATTAGAATACTGTCTGTATGCATGTTCTCTAATTACATCTTCAAAGAGAGATAAGCATTAACCACAAGTAAGAAGCTTTTTTTTGTGATGCTAAATTCTGCTGTCCACCACCCACACAAAAGCACAACTGCAGATTAACATGACAAAGCATCAGTTACATCCTGAACAGCATTTCTTGTTTCCTCAGTCTATCTAGTAGCAGAATACACAACATTGGGCTCCACTTCTCTTCTTCTTGCTTTTGCACTGAAATTCACTGCTGCGTAGTTCAGGTCATCAGAGCCCAGGTTCTGTTAAAGAGAATATTTACAGTCACTTATCTGACCAAGCTGAAATTTAGAGAAAAAACTACAAATGAGAAGACATaatttaaaattacaaaacaattaaaagtaatttataaCAAAGGATTCACCGCATTCTGTTGTGGATTCTGTTCTTCACTGGCAGCTGAGTGACAAAGAATATATCtaagttaaaaaacatttacatttgtattcTCCCAACATATTGACAAAACTttaaagatggaaaaaaaacaataaaccaaACACGAGATACAAACAggagttttaaaataaagtaccTTTCTGAACGTTCCTGTTTTTAACAACCAGACAGATGATGACCATTATGAGGAAAACAGTCAGGCCGCCCAGGATCACACTCATCAGGTTTGGTATTTTATCACACTCAGCTAAAAGAAAGATAATATAATTAGAAtctattttctctttattgGCTTGAGAAATGCTAACATTAAATTGAAATGTTAGTTAGCTgtactgtttttatcaactaTCTGCACAATGAAAGAAATCTTAAAGAGAATCTTACTTGTAGACTTTCTGTCAGCGTCATCATGAGATTCATCACTGCCTTTTAACAAAATGAAGATATATTTAATCTTcattttttacttaaaaatttTTTCATCACATTTGTTTTGACAATGATTCTCATATATTTTAGGTCAGTTATTAAACTTGCAGATATAGAAACACATAACAGAAGAACAGATACTACAGGATTTTATAATCTTACcttcaacatttaaatgtatcacACTTAAAACTGTCTGTCCCTCTATGAAAAATCCACAGAAATACAGCCCAGAGTCAGAAAGATTCACTGTCTTAATTTTGAGAAAGACAGTGGAGGTGTTGGAGCTCATTTCAAATGTTCCGTTTTCTACTCCATCACAGTATTTAGGATCGCTGTCAGCCTTGGTCATAATGGAGATACAGCTGGCCTTGGTTCTGTTGACAACTCTGAACCAGGTTGTCATGGCTTGATTTCTGGAAATGTTGGTAGTCGACAGTGTGACTTCTTGACCAGGCTGGACCTTCACAGTCTGAGACTCAGAAACTGAGACAGAGATCCAGcctgaaacaaacagcagagacaaCAAGAGATGTGCGTGTTATAGAAAGGTAAACAACACCTCTGAATAACTTATACATAAGAAAATAAGTCTTAATTGTAGAAGCAACAAAGTAGAGAGAAATGTGTTGGCAGTACTTACTGATGCTGCAGATAATTAAAGCTGTTGTCAAGATGAAGTTCATCATAGTGCGAATGATTGCAGTTCTGCAGTGTCTGTAGTTAAACCGTGCTCCAGGAAGGGTGCTGTCAACTTAAGAGGCGGGCTCTCTTATCATGTTATCCAGTTGGTCAACTGACCTCATACATGCTTTCAGAGTGTGACACCAAATGACTTTGTGTGAATGTAAATACatgtgttctttgttgttttcatttcagagtaaaattgttcaagttaatttaaaatgtgaagCAGATTTTAAGGGACTTGCTACAGTCTTACAGACTTTGACCACAAGGGCGCAGTATTGAGTTATATTGTTTATACGTTTCACGATGATTGCAgctgacttgatagtctaacgcTGACGTGGGGATCCCGACCTTGTCCCAGAGGGGTTGCAAGAATGCTACtatagacacacaaaaaaagaaataaatcacTAGATGGACTAAAGTTGTGAATAGAATCACTTTGGGtgaacactgtaaatattttgcactgtttaatccagtaggtggcggtaatgaCAACCGCTAAAACACCAAAGAAGAATAAGTTAAGAATTAGAAAAAGGCAACGTTAAGGTAGCTAGTTAACGTTTTTTCTCAACAATAAGTGACACTGGAAACGGAGAGCTAACAATAATGAGGAGAAATGCACAGCAGAAAACTGAACagaacaaaatgacaaagaaaattaGAAAATACGACGAAAAGTACGTgaatatatgaatattttctTAACGTGCGCTAAAGAAACAGTTTCAATTATGTGTGGGAAAAGAAATGCAGAGCAGCCAGCATTGATACCAGTGTCAGACGATACTGTGTCTAACTGCATTGGGCGCATTGCAAAAGACGTGGAAGAGCAGGTGATTGCTAAAGTAAAACGAagtgtgtatttttctttacaaCTTGACGAGACCGTCGATGTGTCCACAGATGCACAAGTGCTTGGACATGCCAGATTTGTTGAGGAGTGCCATTTATTGTCAGATGCACATGTTATTTCGCCCAAGTGCATCATACTTTCTTCCTGTTTACGTGCGAACAAAAGTGAAAGTGCGTTGAGTTGTGTGTCCCGGAAGTTCCACGTGGGTTTGGTGAAACTTGCTGAAGAAATCACCTTAGGagttactaataacaaaataatcGCATTACTTGCGAACTGGTTCTTGAACTATCCACATAaatggaggagagaaaaataaatcaaacgtcCCTTTTCGTGCGTGTTAACACTTTTCTTTAGTGCCAGTTCATGAGGATACAGAATGCCAAAGAAGTCTTTCGAGGGGTGGAGGTATTATTTCATAATATTTCGTGAAATGACAGGGATACTCTCTAGTGTACCTGTGGCGAGGCTGTTTAGCCTGGCAATCTAGTGCTGACTTCAAGGAGGAACAGGTTGTCTGATTTGAGAGACTCCTGcccagggtgcgaactacgggggagccagggtGAGCTTAGCAGCctttaataagacatcagctcccctaaaagcatgatttgtgatttttgtttattttttaaagtaactcgTAATGTGTATTCCATTACTTTTTTTGAGTAACTACCCCAACACTTGTCATAGCCCACTgctgttttttattgtattttattttatttagttttcttctttctcccaACATTTATGGCTGTTAAATACTGgtggtttaaatgtttaatgtgctTTAAATTGCTTTTTGTGTAGTTTCACATCAAATCAAGCTCAGTTTAAGAAGACCTGTCTTTAAAACCATTCATTCAAATGTCTATGTGTCTGTCTCTGGCTGAATCCCAGTCTCCACACTGTATTAGTTATTTGAAAATAACCTCTTGTCCACAGCTAACTTTCACATAATCACTTTACTCAGCAAGAACCTGGAAAATATTCAAATCAGGTCCCTTCTGTGCCTCCGCtgtaaagaaagtaaaaaatgctGTTTTGGCGTAGTCCAGGTGACGTAACATATGTTGCAAAGTGCAACCCATTATAGCATTTGgggcccttgcagcctcttgcactTAAGCACTTATCAAGTaacgtcagtaaagtctgtgagggttaaGGGTTTAGGATTTAGGGTGAGGATTAGGATTCAGCCTCGGCCTGTCTCGATCTTTCTTCCTGCTTCTCTTAATCAGCTGATACAGGTGTCCACTCTCAGTTGACTAACCAGAATTTGCCACGATCTTTCATCAGACAATCCTATTGCTGCTGTCCAGagcaggggtctcatttataaacgttgcgtacatacaaaacagggctggaaacgtgcatacgccacttcccaagcaaaggttgtgatctataaaaagcAAACTTGACGGGGAAATGTGcggtcctgtaagtaaactctgaaccacatatacgcacataaagaggagaaatgagaaacggcgactcacatggcagaaggataaAACGGTTagaaatgaataggcctactattgtgtaaaataaatcgaaatatttcctctgagtattataggctctgaataaacaaacacccgtttgattgactttccctgaagctggaaaaaaaacacacaaacacaagagaTATCAAGGAGacatctgtttctgcaaaagaacgccagaaatatgttgtacaggagtcatattaattaatacttgcatgcagtgcaatttattctcataaataaggtgaacaggaggacaaattaaatttaaattgatgccgttttcagtgCGTCAGTAGAACAAATATGAGACcatagtttcatatattgttatcacatgttcgtttccttatcgagccaaacgctgtgcgccagtGTGTGGATATGATGctctgcttgtaaaaacacattatggaaatCAGGGGATGCCCCCTCCTGCAGATCCGTTATAAAGGGGTGGTGCTCCGGTGCCCCCTTgcctccggtgcacaagcgttgcgtgaaagtgcgttttttacccaccaaacaacttcAGCTTCATCAAAAGGAACGCCAGTGTCACACTTagttaaatttcattttgtagcttctctgtcagattttgcctccttttcttcctgcagtcagtaggtattaatattaatgaggggcgtttcactgaccatttataggcaactatgggcgtttgaagggtcggacatggGGCTCCCTCACATGCGGCACATTTCAAgatgattgtgatttataaagggaacaagtgtgcgtacgcacggttttataagtctaaATATTTTTCGGCGTATGCCATTTGTGGCTTTTGGGCACAcatacacttttagtgaggtttctacacACAGGACCTGGGGTCTcattataaatgagaccccaggtcCTGTCCTCCCTAGGGCCCTAAGCAAAATTCTGCTACAGGGCCCTCCTACCTGACTCATGAGCCATGTtaacaatttgccattgctgcacagtcacacctgacaccacagtGCTGTCACGACAACCCTCACTCTGtaataagcctgaatggaaacctcttctagaaaaatccagtgctggtttgactGGACCTCTGTGCACTAACTCAGTCATCATGaagtctgttaagactgggGGCCAACCTGATTGGTCATTTTGTGGAGCAGCACctgttccattagggtctgagcttcTTGTATCTGAtgcctgtgtttcacctgggtTTGTGGGATTAGCTAAAGAGGTCTGGCCTGCGTCTGTGCCAGTACTGGCTGACGATCCATCATCTACTCTActagcccctgtaaattatagataagAATTAGAggtgcaacaactaatcgacGTAATCGAAAAATCGATTTTTAAGTTTGTTGCTGAATCGATTTGTTCATGACATCATCGGCCCCTAACGACACCTTCACAACCCAAAACCTCCAGATTGAAGGagcatttcactcttcactcagccaaaaaggTTCTGAACTGCAGCATCTGCAAAGCTGACCTTTCCTGGCAACActggagcatctgaagaggaggcacgTTACATTGTGGCTCTGTGGATAATGAAGACTGGTCTTGGTAAGATAGTCAGCAAACTAGCTTCACGTTAAAGCCATGCTGCTTCACGTTATGAGCTGTAACGTTTGGTCATTAATTGTTAATGGCGTCGAGAGTAGCAATTAAGTATGTTACACAATGATCCCGTTCACTTTCAGATGTGCTCTAACTTCATAATCATAAACGATCATGGCGACACCTGGACAACGTGTTGCTGTAGAGTGCCCAAGATAAGACAAGACCGGACCAGTTTATACTTTATAAAGAAAAGAGAACAGTTCTCCTGACTCTGCGTGAGGTAGCGGCTAATCCGCCCCAGACCTGCTTAAAAAAATGAAGAGTTTATggagttgttgagttaggggaatCTATGTAAACTTTGTGAAACGCTGTTTACTACAACATTGTAATTATCGGTCCCCTCttgtaaattcagcaaatgtaaCACATGAAATTATTCCTGTCTTTGTATAAAtatagtgtcagtttgtcccggtgTGTTGCATGCCTGCTGAGAGTTGTGTGCACCTCGTGGGTGGTAACGTTCATTTAtgcagagaaaagaggtggatgaaAATGTTGCAGGTAACCTGCAACAGCTGTTCTG
Proteins encoded in this region:
- the LOC123980453 gene encoding uncharacterized protein LOC123980453 isoform X2, with the protein product MMNFILTTALIICSISWISVSVSESQTVKVQPGQEVTLSTTNISRNQAMTTWFRVVNRTKASCISIMTKADSDPKYCDGVENGTFEMSSNTSTVFLKIKTVNLSDSGLYFCGFFIEGQTVLSVIHLNVEGSDESHDDADRKSTTECDKIPNLMSVILGGLTVFLIMVIICLVVKNRNVQKAASEEQNPQQNANLGSDDLNYAAVNFSAKARRREVEPNVVYSATR